From a region of the Halolamina sp. CBA1230 genome:
- a CDS encoding carbonic anhydrase: MDETFLEMLERNADHADAFASRFDDLQHEQRPEAVTVCCSDSRVLQDHVWGNDEPGHLFSCGNIGNRVVQRTDEGPQVSGDVLYPLAHTDTDLAVVLGHTGCGAVTATYDELTDGLSEPPGIEHCIDLLAPGLEGGVEKLPAGLDRDEAVNRLVEYNVDRQVEFLLDSDDVAEGVQVVGAVYDFQDAYDGRRGEVHVINVDGETAPERLRERHPAIDSRVQRLWTY; encoded by the coding sequence ATGGACGAGACGTTCCTCGAGATGCTGGAACGCAACGCCGACCACGCCGACGCGTTCGCGTCGCGGTTCGACGACCTCCAGCACGAACAGCGACCCGAGGCGGTCACGGTCTGCTGTTCGGACTCCCGGGTGCTCCAGGACCACGTCTGGGGGAACGACGAGCCCGGCCACCTGTTCAGCTGTGGCAACATCGGCAACCGCGTCGTCCAGCGCACCGACGAGGGGCCGCAGGTGTCGGGCGACGTGCTCTACCCGCTGGCACACACCGACACCGACCTCGCGGTCGTCCTCGGCCACACCGGCTGCGGGGCGGTCACCGCGACGTACGACGAGCTCACCGACGGGCTGTCGGAGCCGCCGGGGATCGAGCACTGCATCGACCTGCTCGCGCCCGGGCTCGAGGGGGGCGTGGAGAAGCTCCCGGCCGGACTGGATCGCGACGAGGCCGTGAACCGGCTCGTCGAGTACAACGTCGACCGGCAGGTCGAGTTCCTGCTCGACAGCGACGACGTGGCCGAGGGTGTCCAGGTCGTCGGCGCAGTGTACGACTTCCAGGACGCCTACGACGGGCGGCGCGGCGAGGTCCACGTGATCAACGTCGACGGCGAGACCGCCCCGGAGCGGCTCCGTGAACGCCACCCGGCGATCGACTCGCGGGTGCAGCGGCTCTGGACGTACTGA
- a CDS encoding METTL5 family protein, whose amino-acid sequence MGKRALAERLHGLAGFRDPDVRLEQYPTPPDLAAHLLHLADLQGDIAGRDVLDLGTGTGILALAAACRDPARVLGLERDADALAVARENERAIAPGTSVDWLRADATRPPLSAVSTVVTNPPFGAQSGNEGADRAFLRTAASLADVSYSIHNAGSRDFVESFAADEGGEVTHAFAAEFEVPRLYEHHEQERAEIDVELFRIEWG is encoded by the coding sequence ATGGGCAAACGGGCGCTGGCGGAACGACTCCACGGGCTCGCGGGGTTCCGCGACCCCGACGTGCGCCTCGAACAGTACCCGACGCCGCCGGACCTCGCAGCGCATCTTCTCCACCTCGCGGATCTCCAGGGGGATATCGCCGGGCGGGACGTACTCGATCTCGGTACGGGGACCGGTATCCTCGCGCTCGCGGCCGCCTGCCGCGATCCCGCGCGCGTGCTCGGCCTCGAACGCGACGCCGACGCGCTCGCTGTCGCCCGCGAGAACGAGCGCGCGATCGCGCCCGGAACGTCGGTCGACTGGCTCCGCGCCGACGCGACGCGGCCGCCGCTCTCCGCCGTCTCGACGGTCGTCACGAACCCGCCGTTCGGCGCCCAGTCCGGGAACGAGGGCGCGGACCGGGCGTTCCTCCGGACCGCGGCGTCGCTCGCGGACGTCTCCTACTCGATCCACAACGCCGGGAGCCGCGATTTCGTCGAATCGTTCGCCGCCGACGAGGGGGGTGAGGTGACCCACGCGTTCGCGGCGGAGTTCGAGGTCCCGCGGCTGTACGAACACCACGAGCAGGAACGTGCGGAGATCGACGTCGAACTGTTCCGGATCGAGTGGGGTTAG
- a CDS encoding transcription initiation factor IIB family protein, producing MERPSRERQRESEDEDESAADEVLTCPECGSDEVITDDDQGELVCDDCGLVLDERQIDRGPEWRAFNHSERQSKSRVGAPITETMHDRGLTTTIDWKDKDAYGRSLSSEKRSQMHRLRKWQERIRTKDAGERNLQFALSEVDRMASALGVPRSVREVASVIYRRALNEDLIRGRSIEGVATAALYAACRQEGIPRSLDEVAEVSRVPQKEIGRTYRYISQELGLELKPVDPKQFVPRFASELGLSEEVQSKATEIIDVSAEQGLLSGKSPTGFAAAAIYAASLLCNEKKTQREVADVAQVTEVTIRNRYQEQIEAMGFR from the coding sequence ATGGAACGTCCGAGCCGGGAGCGACAGCGGGAGTCCGAGGACGAGGACGAGTCGGCGGCCGACGAGGTTCTCACCTGCCCGGAGTGCGGGTCAGACGAGGTCATCACCGACGACGACCAGGGCGAACTCGTCTGTGACGACTGCGGACTGGTGCTCGACGAGCGCCAGATCGACCGCGGCCCGGAGTGGCGGGCGTTCAACCACTCCGAGCGCCAGAGCAAATCCCGCGTCGGTGCGCCGATCACCGAGACGATGCACGACCGCGGGCTGACGACGACGATCGACTGGAAGGACAAGGACGCCTACGGTCGATCGCTGTCCTCCGAGAAGCGCAGTCAGATGCACCGGCTGCGGAAGTGGCAGGAGCGCATCCGGACGAAGGACGCGGGCGAGCGGAACCTCCAGTTCGCGCTCTCGGAGGTCGACCGCATGGCCTCCGCACTCGGTGTCCCGCGTTCGGTCCGGGAGGTCGCGTCGGTGATCTACCGTCGCGCGCTCAACGAGGACCTGATCCGGGGACGCTCGATCGAGGGCGTCGCCACCGCCGCGCTGTACGCGGCCTGCCGACAGGAGGGGATCCCGCGCAGCCTCGACGAGGTCGCGGAGGTCTCCCGCGTGCCCCAGAAGGAGATCGGCCGCACCTACCGCTACATCTCTCAGGAGCTCGGCCTCGAGCTCAAGCCCGTCGACCCCAAGCAGTTCGTCCCGCGCTTTGCCTCCGAGCTCGGCCTGAGCGAGGAGGTCCAGTCGAAGGCGACCGAGATCATCGATGTCTCCGCCGAGCAGGGGCTGCTCTCGGGGAAGTCACCGACGGGCTTTGCCGCCGCGGCGATCTACGCGGCGTCGCTGCTCTGTAACGAGAAGAAGACCCAGCGCGAGGTCGCCGACGTGGCCCAGGTGACGGAGGTCACCATCCGGAACCGCTACCAGGAACAGATCGAAGCGATGGGCTTCCGGTAG
- a CDS encoding flippase activity-associated protein Agl23: MRRLDRVERAVVALTALAVFARLVGIGARPFHWDEARVGYWTLRSLETGVYEYRPVAGGPFLYVVGRRLFALGLTSDAAARLPVALIGGLLPLGALLFRRRDPDRNGLSGGETAALATLLALAPPLLYYARVLRGDLPLAAFSLVAVGFAWRARDRGSRRALYAAAAAVGLALTTSGFVFAVFGCWLVAALLTVDEVRVRGDDPATLRERARSGVDALANRSVALLRAAAITVVVALAFYLPRGRVDLTEPSTLLSALEAGTLGAMQRFLSVRVLGRYAPPTYTNDHPLLPFVAGTAEVLLATALPVVALAVWGFFRERYAGRSRPLVNFAAYWAGAGLLLFPVASEVSQPWVAVHVLVPATLPAAVGLTALWRYARASISAGDAARVAAALLLLSAAGVHTGAVAAGEVYDDPVAGDSLPGYAQPGFEYQTAVTAMEGAVEGNDGTDVLYVGSDIVVDDESALDSPPVPERAQAAFSARLPLSWYVERADAETASVAEPDAMSSSPPPIVVTTPDHRLAVGDRLSGYDRYTIEQGLTNRRLIVFVTERNGE; the protein is encoded by the coding sequence ATGCGCCGACTCGATCGGGTCGAGCGGGCCGTCGTCGCACTGACGGCGCTCGCAGTCTTCGCTCGATTGGTCGGCATCGGCGCGCGCCCGTTCCACTGGGACGAGGCCCGAGTGGGCTACTGGACGCTCCGTTCGCTCGAGACGGGCGTCTACGAGTACCGCCCCGTCGCTGGCGGGCCGTTCCTCTACGTCGTCGGCCGCCGACTGTTCGCGCTCGGACTCACGAGCGACGCCGCGGCCCGCCTCCCCGTCGCCCTGATCGGCGGCCTGCTGCCGCTCGGGGCGCTGCTGTTCCGCCGGCGCGACCCCGACCGAAACGGGCTCTCGGGGGGAGAAACCGCCGCACTCGCGACACTACTCGCGCTCGCGCCGCCGCTGCTGTACTACGCCCGTGTTCTCCGCGGCGATCTCCCGCTGGCGGCGTTCTCGCTCGTCGCCGTGGGCTTCGCGTGGCGCGCGCGGGATCGGGGAAGTCGCCGCGCGCTGTACGCCGCGGCGGCGGCCGTCGGCCTCGCGCTCACCACTTCGGGGTTCGTGTTCGCGGTGTTCGGCTGCTGGCTGGTCGCGGCGCTGCTGACCGTCGACGAGGTGCGCGTTCGTGGGGACGATCCGGCGACGCTCCGCGAACGCGCCCGTTCCGGCGTCGACGCCCTCGCCAATCGGTCCGTCGCGCTACTGCGCGCCGCCGCGATCACGGTCGTCGTCGCGCTCGCGTTCTACCTCCCCCGGGGCCGCGTCGACCTCACGGAGCCGTCGACGCTGCTGTCGGCGCTGGAAGCCGGCACCCTCGGCGCCATGCAGCGGTTCCTCTCGGTGCGCGTGCTCGGTCGGTACGCGCCGCCGACGTACACCAACGACCACCCGCTGCTCCCCTTCGTCGCCGGCACCGCCGAGGTGCTGCTGGCGACGGCGCTGCCCGTCGTCGCGCTCGCCGTCTGGGGGTTCTTCCGGGAGCGCTACGCCGGCCGGTCGCGGCCGCTGGTGAACTTCGCCGCCTACTGGGCCGGCGCCGGACTCCTCCTGTTCCCGGTCGCGTCGGAGGTGAGCCAGCCCTGGGTCGCCGTTCACGTGCTCGTCCCCGCGACGCTCCCCGCAGCCGTCGGGCTCACGGCGCTCTGGCGGTACGCGAGAGCGAGTATCAGCGCCGGCGACGCTGCCCGGGTCGCCGCGGCGCTCCTGCTCCTCTCCGCAGCGGGCGTCCACACCGGCGCGGTGGCCGCGGGCGAGGTGTACGACGACCCCGTGGCCGGCGATTCGCTCCCGGGGTACGCCCAGCCCGGGTTCGAGTACCAGACGGCCGTGACCGCGATGGAAGGAGCTGTCGAGGGTAACGACGGAACCGACGTGCTCTACGTCGGCAGCGATATCGTGGTCGACGACGAGTCGGCACTCGATAGCCCGCCCGTTCCGGAGCGCGCACAGGCCGCGTTCTCGGCACGCCTGCCGCTGTCGTGGTACGTCGAGCGCGCCGACGCCGAGACGGCGAGCGTCGCCGAACCGGACGCGATGTCGTCGTCACCCCCGCCGATCGTCGTCACGACGCCCGATCACCGGCTCGCGGTCGGCGATCGACTGTCGGGCTACGACCGATACACGATCGAGCAGGGGCTCACGAACCGACGGCTGATCGTGTTCGTGACGGAACGAAACGGCGAGTGA
- a CDS encoding universal stress protein produces the protein MYDDILVPTDGSPAATAAIDHAVSLAETYDATIHALYVVDASAFSSIESGSELVIDALEEEGQRAVEEVVDAAEAAGIDIETHIVSGTAYRRILDYVDSEDVDLVVMGTHGRSGVERFLLGSVTERVVRTCDVPVLTIRHKDEE, from the coding sequence ATGTACGACGACATCCTCGTTCCCACCGACGGAAGCCCCGCGGCGACCGCCGCGATCGACCACGCCGTCTCGCTCGCGGAGACGTACGACGCCACCATCCACGCGCTGTACGTCGTCGACGCCAGCGCGTTCTCCTCGATCGAGTCCGGCTCCGAACTGGTGATCGACGCGCTGGAGGAGGAGGGCCAGCGGGCGGTCGAGGAGGTCGTCGACGCCGCCGAGGCCGCGGGCATCGACATCGAGACCCATATCGTCTCCGGCACCGCCTACCGCCGCATCCTCGACTACGTCGACAGCGAGGACGTCGATCTGGTCGTGATGGGTACCCACGGCCGCAGCGGCGTCGAGCGGTTCCTGCTGGGCAGCGTCACCGAGCGCGTCGTCCGCACCTGCGACGTGCCCGTGCTCACGATCCGGCACAAGGACGAGGAGTAG
- a CDS encoding 2Fe-2S iron-sulfur cluster-binding protein: MTEHTVEFVGTGETIQVPESRPILQVCMEEGIAQEYSCRVGMCLACSAEILEGEVEQTVVEQRALTEEEAEDYALTCMARPKSDLKLDRGSYPPSIEDAEADAADAAADDD; this comes from the coding sequence ATGACCGAGCACACCGTGGAGTTCGTCGGCACCGGCGAGACCATCCAGGTCCCGGAGAGCCGGCCGATCCTGCAGGTCTGCATGGAGGAGGGGATCGCCCAGGAGTACTCCTGTCGCGTCGGGATGTGTCTGGCCTGTTCGGCCGAGATACTCGAAGGCGAAGTCGAACAGACCGTCGTCGAACAGCGCGCGCTGACCGAGGAGGAGGCCGAGGACTACGCGCTGACCTGCATGGCCCGCCCGAAATCCGACCTGAAACTCGACCGCGGGAGCTACCCGCCGAGCATCGAGGACGCCGAGGCCGACGCCGCGGACGCGGCAGCGGACGACGACTGA